One genomic window of Danio rerio strain Tuebingen ecotype United States chromosome 24, GRCz12tu, whole genome shotgun sequence includes the following:
- the dcakd gene encoding dephospho-CoA kinase domain-containing protein, with protein sequence MFLVGLTGGIASGKSTVSSQLKELGCPVIDADVVARKVVEPQTAAYRLIVRHFGREVLSENGEIDRKKLGQIIFSSPEKRRLLNSITHPEIHKEMLKQILLYFIKGYRYVILDVPLLFETRRLTRFLTHTVVVYCDPATQLSRLMQRDALSQTEAEQRISAQMPLKEKRGLANHVIENSGSREDTHRQVLRLHSKLDDCMQFLIIRAVAVAALTGLGGLFIYTVKIITS encoded by the exons ATGTTTCTGGTGGGACTGACCGGAGGAATTGCCTCAGGGAAGAGCACAGTGTCTTCTCAACTCAAAGAGCTGGGCTGTCCTGTCATCGATGCAGATGTGGTTGCCCGAAAAG tggtgGAGCCTCAAACCGCAGCGTACAGACTGATCGTGCGCCACTTTGGGCGGGAGGTTTTATCAGAAAATGGTGAGATTGACAGAAAGAAACTGGGCCAGATCATTTTCTCCAGCCCTGAGAAACGCAGGCTTCTCAACTCCATCACACACCCGGAAATACATAAAGAAATGTTGAAGCAAATCCTGCTGTACTTCATTAAAG gctaCAGGTATGTGATTCTGGATGTTCCGCTGCTGTTTGAAACTCGACGGCTCACTCGATTCCTGACGCACACTGTGGTCGTGTACTG TGATCCAGCGACGCAGCTGTCCAGACTCATGCAGCGGGACGCTTTGAGTCAGACTGAGGCCGAGCAGAGGATCTCCGCTCAGATGCCGCTGAAGGAGAAGCGCGGTCTGGCCAATCACGTGATCGAGAATTCGGGCTCGCGCGAGGACACACACAGACAAGTGCTGCGGCTGCACTCCAAACTGGACGACTGCATGCAGTTCCTGATCATCAGAGCCGTCGCGGTGGCTGCGCTCACTGGGCTCGGCGGACTGTTCATCTATACAGTCAAAATAATCACTTCATAG